A segment of the Necator americanus strain Aroian chromosome IV, whole genome shotgun sequence genome:
CAAACGTCGCACGAAGAGTTAGCGACCGCAATTTCCTATTTCCATTTGTTATTCAGGAAACTCACCTATTCATCCCTATAACCATCGCTTTTTCCAAACAATCAACAGCAAAAATCACGGCCTAACTGCTTTATTGCAAGtttgtgttttatttcttgaatatCGCGTCTAACGTAATCCAAATTGTTGTTCTTCTAGTACGTAATGACTGAgaattgtttatttgcttGCTACCAAATATTGATGTGGATATGAGCGAACGTGAAATGAAAAGCAACTTCTGTTCAAGTTGTTGTTCTGATTTGGTTGCATTCATGAGACCTTTGACCTGagatttttctgcattctgaataagaataaaaaactaaagatCACCTCATATCCGGAGCAccaattttccttctttgtgaGCAAATAATTTTAGTAGCTTTTTCTTTGGGAGGTGCTAACGTTTGCGCTGCTCATTCTTGCATCTGCAATATCTGAGATAGTCATTCCGCCAATAAATGCCTCTTTTTCGGTTACTGTCCTGAAATTCATATCTTCTCTTCCGAACTTTAGCAGGTCAAATCATTTGGGCTTTTAGaggcatttttttatttgttcatgcCAAAGTCAATAGATCGATAGGACTAGATTTCATCTGCTCAGATATGTTCTTAGAGTGCACTTCTTAAGGTCATTTCACATCCATGAATCGCTTGAAACTTTTCCTGTTAAGGACTGGATAAGAGAAGTGTCGCTGAAGCCAAACTCGTCCAACTGggcatttcttcattttcgccAGGCTTTATCCAAGATATTGCGATGAAGGGACAATGAAGAGATGTAGGCAACATTTTCTAAAAGCTTAAAAGACTTCACGAATTTGTGCGTGATCGCACTCTATTTCCGCTAGTTATCCGGGAGAATGTGTATGAAAAGCCTTTGGCTGCGATCCttcctacgatgcaacttgttacgcgATAGGAAGCAGCAATTCCTTCGTCCTCCAACGTCCGCAATCCGACTTGTATTACTCGGATAAGCAGCAAAACCTTCTCAACCTGCACAATAGTAGATGTATTGCTATTGCTCTCATTCTACAACCCATAAAAACTTGTATCGTTGGGGACAATTTCTCCACCTGTGCTCTTCGCCTTTTTCTAGATTGCTAACAGGAATTGGGCttgatcacgctcatattcgccAACTAGGGCAGCGATGTAGCAACAATCAGCATCGGTCACTTTTTGTAGTGGAACTACTAAGAGCAGCTTCTGGAGGACTTCTCCACGTTAAATCAACAGACATACCTGAAACATATGTACTTTACCGGGACCACGATGAAGATGCACAACTCCGCCCACAAACCCAGGAACCTGCAATATCAGTTGCATTTGCAGTAATCAGCCTCTGAAACCATTTACAATGTTCTCTTCTCCAAAGTCCTGTTCTAAAGAATTTGCAAAGCATCTAAATCAAAAACTTCAGTTGTAGTTGTCCTAAAATTACGGAGAAGGAACTGTTCACGTTCTTCTAGTTTCCTCTGTTTATTTACTAGCATTTGTTCCCTcaattattcatttgtttatagACGCGCTATAACATTACCAGCTTTCTGGCAAACGATACATACCTACGAGCAGTTGCACAACATAGCACAGCTCTCTCATCTACTTTACCGTTTCTATAGGACTATAAGCTGTAGTTTTTGAGCGATTAacaaataactttaaaaaatgacaATCGTACTCTATCTTAGGAACCAGAACCAAACCACTTCTATGTTGCTCGTTGTCTACAAAGGTTAAAAATCCGTTAAAAAGTAGATCATTTTCAAGTTAGGATTAATGCATTCCCATCATCGATTtctataaaattattattattatttgaaaggCAAGGACTGTTGTCAATATACTGCACCTTCTATGCATGATAAGGTTTGGTAGAGAATGAAGACActgccatttttcaggaaacgTTGAATTTCTAAATCAAACTTCAGATAAACAAATCGAATTAGATTTCAGAGTGCTAATGTTAGATTTACTCTACTACAGAAACCACTTACTAAAGAACTTGACAATTCATGAAAACTCGGAAATGTGCCACGATTATATCCGCAGTAATACCaccaattcattttatttccgcGAAGGAATTTTTGCAATCTGCACTCCTCGTCCTTGTCAGACACTCTACTGAGCAAGAATGTTGTATGTTGGCGATAGATGACATTTGAGACTCGTTTCCGGATCTTTTTCGAGCGCAGCAAAGACCCCGATAATCTATTAAACAGCCATAATGTCTATTCGACTCTCCCGTAGTAATTACCTTGAATGGGTCTGACGTCAAGCTTTTTTCGGAAGAGTTCGAGATGTTGATCGGTTATGCATCCAACCAttttatatgtacatatacattttacatacacattttttttacctctttgctagttttattttatggtATTTTGTTCCAAAATTGCCGCTGTCTCAGCTATTACATGCCCCTCATATTGCGGAAGTCAGAATGTAATCTTCGATCTCACGTGATGTACTAATGGATCCTTTTGTTCCGATACATATTTTCCTTCTTGGTCAAGAACGTGCTTTATCTTTCTTTTGGTATTGGCTCTACTTTTTCTCGTTTAGTTTGTTTAAATAGCGCATACATCTGCCCATTTTTTGACAGCTACAGGAGCTCAACTTTCTGCCACATAAATGCCCTCCGcatttactttttgaaaatcacaTTGGGCGCGCGTGTACAAGTATGATTGTACCTGCATGTGATGGCTCTGCTTTCACAAAACGCAATCACGCATCTGAGTATACTCCTTGGCAATGTATGAACTATGTAACATGCAAAGTCACATGGCAAAACTTCCCCAAATATTGCAGGAccgtgctgtcgtccagcatcTGTCTAAGCCCCTACCTTGATATGTCAAATGCCAGAGGGGAACAAGGAATCTATGACAGCAAAAACCCGTCTCGCAATGTCGCTGCCAGGTCAACCTCAACGCGCCACTCTGTCCAACCTCCTGCGACATCTGCATGCACCGTTTGCAGCCTTCTACGAAACAGTCAGCGATCGCCACATCATGAGTGACGGGAACAGTACACcatctactgcggcgatgctgatgaaaggaaggTAGGAAGTAGCGCAATAGCCACGAAGAATGGCTACAGCAACTCTGGAGGAGTTTGGACAATGTCGTCAACATTCGCCTATGTACGATTgcgacaaaaaagagaaatcaaacTCTGAGTTATAAGCGCTCACCTACAGAAAACGCTGAGGACTATATCTATCCATCGAAAACTCCtcttatgatgaactcaattcGCTGATATCCATGATACCAAGCCAACAAGCAGTAATTGTCGGGATCGATCTGACTGCAAAGATGGGTCTCTGACAACAATTCTATACGCTTGGAAAATGACATTATCCCGCGAGGCAAATGTCGAACAACCCTAAACGTCCGGTAGACAGCAGACGAATCTCATCGTTGCTAAACGTTAAAAGGCATCTGCTTGCGTGGGGAGGGACAACCCTTCAATCCTAGATAAGCAGCGCAAGAGGAAAACGTCtactctcaaacttcagctcgattacGTCCTGATAAAGAACATTTCTCTGTCGGACATCAGGAGATTTAGAGCTCTCTAGAACGTCGCATTCCAATCATCTCAGTTCTTCTCCACTTAACAGTactgttccagaaaaatagtCTTGAAGTTTCATATTAGCCGAGTTTCGATTTCGCAGCTCTAAAATATGATGAATGTAGAGAGAGTTTTCGCGAGCGTGCCTTGATTAATATTGGATTACTGTTTAAGAAGAGAGTAAATAAAGCCGACTCTCTCACTACATGTATTCACAATACCGCAAAGAAAATCGCCCCGTTTTTTTGATGCCGAGGAAGATTTGCACCCGCAGAGAAAAGATCCACGAACATGGTCGTGAGAGGACAGGATTCTGAGGGGTCACTGTTCTACTAACACATTGCGGCGAGAAAATGAGGAGGCTTTTACCTGTTTCCAACAACGCCGATGGAATCGCAGTCGGTGAGGCAACCCTAATATtctaaaaggatttttttagcaTCTTGCTGAGTCAGCAAGCGCGTCTGTCCGTGTACTCGTTCGCGTAAAGCGACCGACATACACTGCAGTCATCGAAGAACCGCAGGCTGGGTCAGAGGTTTGCGATGCCACCGTAGTGATGAAGAGAAAGTCCTGCGGAGAGGGTGGAGTCAGCTTAGAAGTTTCTTGCTTGTTTTGGGATTTCCGGGGTGACGAATCTTATCTGTCCAATATGGACTGAAGAAACATGATTCGTAGAGCCCAGTTAATATAATTTTAGCAACATCAGCAGGCCTCTTCGTAGCGATTCCACCTGCGTCGTCGTCTACAACATTTGCTTCGAGCAGCGTGGTTGCAATATGTTGTGGATCGTATATTGAAATTAGCTCCAGCCTGTGGACAGGGACACCGCCCTCACAAATGCAAACAGACTTAGGTCTCTTCGAGATTCTAAACTGGAGTCAGGATAGACGAACAACCTATTGAATTTGTGTTTGAGCTATGTAATTtaggctgtatgctgaaaaacgataaCAGCTGCGAGGGACATATTCACCAGAGATGCGCCAATTCCAATTCGGGATTCAACTCAATCACAAAGTGTCTGTGGTGGATAGCCAACACCAACGACGTCATGATGCGTGTCTCCACAATTCGCCTCATCATGAGGTATGGAGATTTGGGCAGCTCCGTCGACGGTGATAAAGAAGTTTGGCTGCTTGGAGAGAAAGCAGTTTAGACGAATGTGCACCGGCGGATGGCACTTAAAAAACATTGACATCTTGCAggccttctgaagtagtcatagaaaaccgtcttcgcttctttgctAGCATGATGAGGAGATCGACTGATTGTCTTGTCCTGGTTGTCATGAGGACATCAAACTCAAACTGGAAAAGGCTTCCTCCTTATCGTTCAAAAAAGTTATGGACGAAGGAGTAAAGGAAGTTTTGAGAGTCCTTGGCATTAGCAGGCAGTTCATTGGAGGCGTAAAGGCTCGCCgtttatggaatagcgacgttGAATAGATTCTATGCAAGCTCTGGCTGAAAAACGACCAGGATTGCGTCGTATATGTTTAAGGCCAACATACCCCGGTGAAGACACAGAGCTGCATTGAACAGTACAGCTTAAGTCGAGTACTGGGTCGACTGTTGGTTTAACAACAATGGCCTGAAGTTAGTTACTTGGTATTAAGTATACGGCCTCGTGCCGAACAAGATGAGCTCTGAAAAGCCTGACCCAAGAAAGTTGATCTCTCAACAGTATCACCTAACATCTTGGCCCTTTCAAAAATCATGTACAATTTGCTTTCTTTGTGCTTATTTCACCACCTAGACTGGAGCTGAACTAGGATCACGATCATTTCCAAGAATCTTCTTTTGAAAGTGTCACTTCACGCATAGAGCTCATCTGTGATGCATATTAGAATTACCATTACTTCTGCTCTAATTagctgttatttatttatttattactattattcagTTCTGATTTAGATGCAAATAAGGCAAAGTGTGAAAGGATTAATTGGAAGTGTTCAGGTAAGTAATATTACAACGGTTAGTGCAAAATCAGAATCATTCTACAAGTCGCCACGAAAAACATCGTCTAGAAATTTTTAGGAGAGGTTTCATTAGAGTAGGAAATCTTTCTGCTCACGTTGAATTGGGCGAAATTTGCACCATTAGCAAAGTAGAATTGTTCCAAAACAACATAGCCACAGGAACCACTGTTGACCATGGAAAGATTCTATTAAATATTTTGGTGCCGTCAAATGAGCAGGTTTTGATCAATAATTTCTTATAGAATCATACCACATTTTTGGAGTTCAACCATACTTCTTACATGTGATTACGTCTCTTTGATTACCTCGAATCCAACTgctcttcgaactggtcgaacGGGCGCCAATGATTTTTCCATTCGTCCCGATCGCAGGCTGGACTCCTCTAGTGGTTCCTTCTTTTGCGTAGGACACGGAGGGtatcagaattttctttgaaggaccgTGTGAAAaagtctgaccatcggatcgGAGATTTTTCTGTACTGCATTTAATATCGCTTGGAACCTAATCACTCACGACTCAGGTCCAATGATTGTCGTTGAAGTGCATCACGAGTCCGGACTCTCTTATTTTGCTGTCCTTGGAAAATATCTCtgatcttttcttctctttgatcTATGATGTGGAAGTGAATTCAAATTAGGACCCACTTGTGTGAACTCccagcatttttcttttggatgcACTTTCAATAAAGATTACCGCATTTTGTTCCTGCTTGCAAAGTGTCGAGGTTTTTGGAGCAGTGGTCAAGACAAAAATACTATGGTGTTGAAGAGATGAACACGGAGCCaggtgttcttggtctttttcactacattcttgatgctcttatacgctccccaggCCACCGAcaccagataaacgtagctggtgaaTTCAGGTATCTTCGTTCTGTAGGGTGTGAATGGTGCATCCGAGACCATTCCGTTACGGATGAATAtcatcttttgcagattctgTCGAAGACCGACGCAATCACATGTTTTGTCGAACTCGGTCAGCttctttcattccttcatttcaGCTGATGCTATTGCTGCTAAGTTattagaacgatgtcatcagcaaaacgTAGATGTTATAGCTGCCGACTATCAATCTTAGCTCACGTCTCCTCtcattccagctttcgcaaTGCGTTCTCAAGAGCGGTCgcgaatattttaattttgccATTTTTCTAGAATGGCCAAATTCTGGTcatgaagttactgtacaactacCGTAGTACCTTTATACACTGAATAGAGACGCTTTGGTTCTCCAAGACCTCCATAACTGATTCCGTCCCagctgagtcgaaggcctttttttaagtcgatgaaggtgaaaCACAGCGGCAcattgtactctcgcgatacctcgatgagtttagttgtaattgtaattgtagtTTAGTTGTAATTTAACTGTGGTTTagttataatttaatttattttcgtgAGTAGGTTCCAttgtgttcttcttctttagcGTTCGTCCCGTTAGTGCCAGAGTCCTTCCTTCTGGTTAGATGACGTCACTTCTCCTAATCGTGGGTTTGATCAGAGGGGATGTCTGCTATCTTCACGTCATTGTGAACCGATAATGCTAACGCTGTTTCGGCGTTCCCTTGCACCCTTACTGCGTATCCTTCGGTCTTTTCCGAACTTATGGAGAGTGTACTTATCACTCCTTAGAACGTGACGTTACCGTCGAAGACGAGTTTCATGTATTTTCTTAGCTATGATAGCCACGCTTATACTCTGCTGGATATCATCGTTGATCAAAGCTGGTGACACCAAACGTCCATTGTAGGATTTTCATCTTTGCCACTTTGCGACGTTGTTCCACTTCCTTGTTTGCAGCATCCGAAGCGAAACAGGGGGAATGACAGCTACAtatgaatttgaattgaagCGGTCGGGCATCTTCTTGTCGCAGAACACACTAATGTTTCACCTGTGCAGCGTTGACAAGAACGCTAACTTCATGCACAATGCTGCTGTCGGATGCGATCATAGAAACGCGATATTTGAAAAGTGCAGTCATAGAAAGGTCAGTGCTGTGAATCTAACAGCGTCTTTTACGTTAGTCGTCATGTACCAAATTTTGCTCTACTATCGCGCCACAGTCTATGTTTGTTGTTTCAGTTCTTTCTCTCTTGAGCCGTGCATCAAGC
Coding sequences within it:
- a CDS encoding hypothetical protein (NECATOR_CHRIV.G14584.T2) — translated: MPEGNKESMTAKTRLAMSLPGQPQRATLSNLLRHLHAPFAAFYETVSDRHIMSDGNSTPSTAAMLMKGRPSEVVIENRLRFFASMMRRSTDCLVLVVMRTSNSNWKRLPPYRSKKLWTKE
- a CDS encoding hypothetical protein (NECATOR_CHRIV.G14584.T1), which produces MPEGNKESMTAKTRLAMSLPGQPQRATLSNLLRHLHAPFAAFYETVSDRHIMSDGNSTPSTAAMLMKGRLPHFVPACKVSRFLEQWSRQKYYGVEEMNTEPGVLGLFHYILDALIRSPGHRHQINVAGEFRFCRRPTQSHVLSNSVSFFHSFISADAIAAKLLERCHQQNVDVIAADYQS